One window of Mediterraneibacter butyricigenes genomic DNA carries:
- a CDS encoding mannose-1-phosphate guanylyltransferase, with product MIKDLMYIELKTGYSDDGPAWIGYVKTSKTKKTIYFNDHAFQKYNGGYSNYVDIENGDEYWISGLKKRERNRHWAGHGKIMIDRRAVNEYLTLIGEKELPLNLFEIIDIEDRFPVERVNNLLNDKE from the coding sequence ATGATTAAAGATTTAATGTATATTGAACTAAAAACAGGATATTCTGATGATGGTCCAGCATGGATTGGATATGTGAAAACTTCAAAAACCAAGAAAACCATTTACTTTAATGACCATGCTTTTCAAAAATATAATGGTGGTTATTCTAACTATGTAGATATTGAAAACGGCGATGAATATTGGATTTCTGGCTTGAAAAAGAGAGAGAGAAATCGTCATTGGGCCGGTCATGGGAAAATTATGATTGACCGCAGAGCTGTTAATGAATATCTTACTCTGATTGGAGAGAAAGAATTACCCCTAAATTTGTTTGAAATAATTGACATTGAAGACAGATTTCCAGTTGAAAGAGTAAATAATCTTTTGAACGACAAAGAATAA
- a CDS encoding MmcQ/YjbR family DNA-binding protein, which translates to MNQQEIFEYIKKQYPANPERITQNGKQITIFKNQRNNIPYAIFYQSDESVMSIMEVQAESDMISNYIEMYHLAPAKYMNQKHWLAVPVDGTVSDSKVLDMLDMGYDIVDEQKK; encoded by the coding sequence ATGAATCAACAAGAAATATTCGAATACATCAAAAAGCAATATCCAGCCAACCCGGAGAGAATCACACAAAATGGAAAGCAGATCACAATCTTTAAAAACCAGAGAAACAACATTCCCTATGCTATTTTTTATCAATCAGACGAATCTGTAATGTCAATCATGGAAGTTCAGGCAGAGTCAGATATGATAAGCAATTATATCGAAATGTATCACCTTGCTCCGGCAAAGTACATGAATCAGAAACACTGGCTGGCAGTTCCAGTAGATGGGACTGTCAGTGATTCGAAAGTTTTAGATATGCTTGATATGGGCTACGATATCGTTGATGAACAGAAAAAATGA
- a CDS encoding lysozyme family protein, which translates to MRDIKERVRDKNPKIRNPAARLPKELVRQTVLEAKEKPRELPGKTGSQSESLTQYGAEKIESVQYRTASVAGKTVGKTTYQGGKKLAGVTYRKIKERKSRQKEVKAAEEAMEQGAESGKKLIKLKPEQAALAKENGKRQVKAAPRVVKVSGLSQEKIKTQASMQKWQVEKGAQAMQKARAVQMARKSAVVSAERGEAVLQTTGKGAKLSMQGITAAIQKATAALGEMGKWFAAGGMAFLVVFILIAGIIAGAAFSSGSESSESLSEEVLAYTSVIQRYASQYGIPEYVSALQAIMMQESGGRGTDPMQCSESPYNTRFPHSPGSITEPDYSIEVGVKTFADCISQAGCSTPQNLDKLKLAWQGYNYGNGYIGWALQRGGYTEANALQFSQQQAASHGWSRYGDPQYVPHVMRYYSGGSLFSGLFGNQQIVSVAMGQLGNSGGQKFWSWYGFDSRVEWCACFVSWCADQSGLIESGNVPKFSLCSDGVSWFQGKNKWQSGGTTPTAGMLIFFDWDHDGNSDHVGIVEKCEGGRVYTVEGNSRDQVRQRNYAMDYASIMGYGVIN; encoded by the coding sequence ATGAGAGATATCAAGGAACGGGTAAGGGATAAGAATCCGAAGATTCGTAATCCGGCTGCCCGGCTTCCGAAAGAGCTGGTTCGCCAGACGGTACTGGAGGCAAAAGAAAAGCCAAGGGAACTACCGGGAAAAACTGGCAGCCAATCAGAATCCCTGACACAGTATGGTGCTGAAAAAATAGAATCCGTACAGTACAGGACGGCGAGTGTAGCAGGAAAAACGGTAGGGAAAACAACATATCAAGGTGGAAAAAAACTTGCCGGAGTGACTTATCGGAAGATAAAGGAAAGAAAAAGCAGACAGAAAGAAGTGAAAGCTGCCGAAGAAGCAATGGAGCAGGGGGCAGAAAGCGGAAAGAAATTAATCAAGCTGAAACCGGAGCAGGCGGCACTTGCCAAGGAGAATGGTAAACGGCAGGTGAAAGCAGCACCGAGAGTGGTAAAAGTATCCGGTCTGTCTCAGGAGAAAATAAAAACACAGGCATCCATGCAGAAATGGCAGGTAGAAAAAGGTGCACAGGCGATGCAGAAAGCAAGAGCAGTCCAGATGGCAAGAAAATCCGCAGTAGTATCAGCAGAAAGGGGAGAAGCAGTCCTTCAGACGACCGGAAAAGGGGCAAAGCTTTCTATGCAGGGGATTACAGCAGCCATACAAAAAGCAACAGCCGCCCTGGGAGAAATGGGAAAATGGTTTGCCGCAGGAGGGATGGCATTTCTTGTAGTGTTTATCCTGATTGCCGGAATCATTGCCGGGGCAGCGTTTAGCAGTGGTTCGGAAAGTTCCGAATCCTTAAGTGAGGAAGTGCTTGCGTATACTTCCGTCATCCAGCGCTATGCCTCCCAGTACGGTATCCCGGAATATGTATCTGCGCTTCAGGCTATCATGATGCAGGAATCCGGGGGAAGGGGGACAGACCCGATGCAGTGTTCGGAGAGTCCATACAATACCAGATTTCCACACAGTCCCGGCTCCATTACAGAGCCGGATTATTCCATCGAAGTGGGAGTCAAGACATTCGCAGACTGCATCAGTCAGGCAGGATGCAGCACCCCACAGAATCTGGACAAGCTGAAACTTGCATGGCAGGGATATAACTATGGAAATGGATACATAGGATGGGCATTGCAAAGAGGCGGTTATACAGAAGCCAATGCCCTGCAGTTTTCACAGCAACAGGCAGCTTCGCATGGATGGAGCCGTTACGGAGATCCCCAATATGTTCCCCATGTGATGCGGTATTATTCCGGTGGCAGCCTGTTTTCTGGTTTGTTTGGAAATCAGCAGATCGTATCGGTTGCAATGGGGCAGCTTGGAAACAGTGGCGGTCAGAAGTTCTGGAGCTGGTATGGATTTGACAGCCGGGTGGAATGGTGTGCCTGTTTTGTGAGCTGGTGTGCGGACCAAAGCGGTCTGATTGAGAGTGGGAATGTTCCCAAGTTCTCATTGTGCAGTGACGGAGTGTCCTGGTTTCAGGGAAAGAATAAGTGGCAGAGTGGTGGAACAACCCCGACAGCCGGAATGCTCATCTTTTTCGACTGGGATCATGATGGAAACTCGGACCATGTGGGAATTGTAGAGAAATGCGAAGGTGGAAGAGTCTACACAGTGGAAGGAAACTCCCGTGATCAGGTACGGCAGAGAAACTATGCGATGGATTATGCCTCCATCATGGGATATGGGGTGATAAATTGA
- a CDS encoding VirB4-like conjugal transfer ATPase, CD1110 family, with protein MIKTLSQALRMDKERFKVPRSVQQAIPIQRIWPDGIFQQGTKFSKTFRFTDINYYIASKDNKTEMFLDYSELLNSLDSGISAKITINNRRINKEEFEKSILLPMKEDGLDHYREEYNEMLLSKITGTNNSIYQERYLTVSVHKKSIDEARTYFARIGTDIVTHLAKLSSTAEGLDAESRLQIFRDFFKGDVPQAFPFDLKQFAKKGTSFKDWMCPDSMEFERDHFRIGDRYGRVLYMQDYASYVKDDMISELCDFSRNLMLSIDILPVPTDEAVREIQNRLLGVETNVTNWQRRQNANNNFSAIVPYDMELQRKETKEMLDDLTTRDQRMMFGILTMVHLADSKKQLDSDTELLLSVARKHLCQMSTLKWQQVDGLNTVLPYGLRKINALRTLTTESTAVLIPFHTQEILQPGGIYYGQNAVSKNLLVADRKKLMNGNSFRLGVSGSGKSFSAKEEIVHLALATDDDILILDPESEFTKLVEALGGQVVKVSATSDNHLNAMDMDAAYGNEKNPLIEKSEFILSVFEQLVGAGNLSAKEKSILDRCAADVYRDYIRSGYTGEVPTLKDMYRQLMLQPEEEARGLALSSELFINGSLNTFAQPTNVNKKNRIMDYDIRELGEQLMPLGMLVTLDSIFNRVIQNWKEGKTTWIFADEFYLLFRYEYSANFFYRLYKRIRKYNGFVTGLTQNVEELLKSDTARLMLANSEFLILLNQASTDREELAALLNISENQLSYITNVAVGSGLIRCSGNIVPFENTFPKNTELYKLMTTKPGES; from the coding sequence TTGATTAAAACCTTAAGTCAGGCACTGCGGATGGACAAGGAACGGTTCAAAGTTCCAAGATCCGTTCAACAGGCGATTCCTATCCAGCGGATCTGGCCGGATGGAATCTTTCAACAGGGAACGAAGTTTTCGAAAACATTTCGTTTTACCGATATCAATTATTACATTGCGAGTAAAGACAATAAGACCGAGATGTTTCTGGATTATTCGGAACTCTTAAACTCACTGGATTCCGGCATTTCTGCCAAAATTACCATTAATAACCGGAGAATCAATAAAGAAGAATTCGAAAAGTCTATTCTGCTTCCAATGAAGGAAGATGGACTGGACCACTATCGGGAAGAATACAACGAAATGCTCCTGTCCAAGATCACAGGAACGAATAACAGCATCTATCAGGAACGGTATCTGACTGTCAGTGTGCATAAAAAATCCATTGACGAAGCGAGAACCTACTTTGCACGAATCGGAACAGACATCGTGACACATCTGGCAAAGCTGTCCTCTACAGCAGAAGGACTGGATGCAGAAAGCCGGCTCCAGATCTTCCGGGACTTTTTCAAAGGAGATGTCCCACAGGCATTTCCGTTTGACCTGAAACAATTTGCCAAGAAGGGGACAAGCTTCAAAGACTGGATGTGCCCAGACTCAATGGAGTTTGAACGGGACCATTTCCGGATCGGGGACAGGTACGGAAGGGTTCTGTATATGCAGGACTATGCCAGTTATGTGAAAGATGACATGATCTCGGAGCTGTGTGACTTCAGCCGGAATCTGATGTTGTCCATCGACATCCTGCCAGTCCCTACAGATGAGGCGGTAAGGGAAATCCAGAACCGTCTGCTTGGGGTGGAAACAAATGTGACCAACTGGCAGAGAAGACAGAACGCAAACAATAACTTTTCAGCTATCGTCCCATACGATATGGAGTTGCAAAGGAAAGAGACGAAAGAAATGCTGGATGATCTGACAACCAGAGACCAACGGATGATGTTCGGGATTCTGACGATGGTACATCTGGCAGACAGTAAAAAACAGCTGGATTCCGATACAGAACTGCTCCTGTCGGTGGCAAGAAAGCATCTGTGCCAGATGTCGACACTGAAGTGGCAGCAAGTGGACGGACTGAATACAGTGCTGCCTTACGGACTGCGAAAAATCAATGCCCTGCGGACACTGACAACCGAATCCACGGCTGTTTTGATTCCGTTCCATACGCAGGAAATCCTGCAGCCGGGCGGCATCTATTACGGGCAGAATGCAGTCAGTAAGAATCTGTTGGTAGCCGACCGGAAGAAACTAATGAATGGAAACAGTTTCCGATTGGGTGTCAGTGGTTCGGGAAAGAGTTTCTCGGCAAAAGAAGAGATCGTGCATCTGGCACTGGCTACGGATGATGATATCCTGATCCTTGACCCGGAGTCCGAATTTACGAAACTAGTAGAGGCTCTGGGCGGTCAGGTCGTAAAAGTATCTGCAACATCCGATAACCATTTGAATGCAATGGATATGGATGCAGCTTATGGAAATGAAAAGAACCCACTGATTGAAAAGTCGGAGTTCATCCTGTCTGTATTTGAACAGTTGGTCGGGGCAGGAAATCTGTCGGCAAAAGAAAAGTCCATCCTGGACCGCTGTGCTGCAGATGTGTACCGGGATTATATCCGAAGCGGGTATACCGGGGAAGTTCCGACACTGAAAGATATGTACCGGCAGTTGATGTTACAGCCGGAGGAAGAAGCAAGAGGGCTCGCACTTTCCTCCGAACTCTTTATCAATGGAAGTCTGAACACCTTTGCACAGCCGACCAATGTGAATAAGAAGAACCGGATCATGGATTATGATATCCGGGAACTGGGGGAACAGTTGATGCCACTTGGAATGCTGGTTACCTTAGACAGCATTTTCAACAGGGTGATCCAGAACTGGAAAGAAGGGAAAACCACATGGATCTTTGCAGATGAGTTCTATCTGTTATTCCGTTATGAATACAGTGCGAATTTCTTCTACCGGCTTTATAAGAGAATCCGTAAATACAATGGATTCGTGACAGGGCTTACGCAAAATGTGGAGGAACTTTTGAAATCCGATACGGCAAGACTTATGCTCGCCAACAGTGAATTCCTGATCCTGTTGAATCAGGCAAGTACAGACCGGGAAGAACTGGCTGCCCTTTTGAACATCTCGGAGAACCAACTGTCTTATATCACAAACGTGGCAGTCGGCAGTGGCCTGATCCGATGTTCCGGGAATATCGTTCCGTTTGAGAACACGTTCCCAAAGAATACAGAACTCTATAAACTAATGACAACAAAACCGGGAGAATCGTAA
- a CDS encoding PrgI family protein produces the protein MEVKMNKEIRDYQESMFMGLDLRQCVCSVLAILTAIGIYFGMRDITGQEVTGWLCVIGAAPFAACGFFKYHGMTAEQFLWAVIKSELLYPKKLVFQSENLYHSCMQETISLGEKNQKDGAEILKERERKAEVKQGKKQKGRSDALD, from the coding sequence ATGGAAGTCAAGATGAATAAAGAAATCCGAGACTATCAGGAATCCATGTTTATGGGACTGGACCTGCGGCAATGCGTGTGTTCGGTTCTTGCCATCCTTACAGCAATCGGGATCTACTTTGGGATGCGTGACATTACCGGGCAGGAAGTCACCGGATGGCTGTGTGTGATCGGGGCGGCTCCGTTTGCTGCCTGTGGGTTCTTCAAATATCATGGGATGACGGCCGAGCAGTTTTTGTGGGCAGTAATCAAATCAGAACTTCTGTATCCGAAAAAACTGGTGTTTCAGTCGGAAAATCTCTACCATTCCTGTATGCAGGAGACCATCTCGCTGGGAGAAAAGAACCAAAAGGATGGAGCAGAAATCTTAAAAGAACGGGAACGGAAAGCAGAAGTAAAACAGGGAAAGAAACAAAAGGGAAGGAGTGATGCCCTTGATTAA
- a CDS encoding DUF4313 domain-containing protein yields the protein MDTNKTLGYDWEYGHEEVAIRVSSYRNNGNLYVGLCHREEGEWEDFGDVTINLPFSFLEPNEAYITGDFTKDMIRFIKAHKLGKVLDETAKSGYGTYQKVAFDLARLAEFDPEGVAEHCKMMGIELPKEKPKKVKKQNRGKER from the coding sequence ATGGATACAAATAAGACGTTAGGATACGACTGGGAATATGGACATGAGGAAGTAGCGATTCGAGTAAGCTCTTACAGGAATAATGGGAACTTATATGTAGGACTTTGCCACAGGGAAGAGGGAGAATGGGAAGATTTTGGAGATGTAACGATCAATCTGCCATTTTCTTTTTTAGAGCCAAATGAAGCATATATAACCGGAGACTTTACCAAAGATATGATTCGTTTTATTAAGGCGCATAAGCTTGGCAAAGTATTAGATGAAACAGCAAAGTCTGGATATGGAACCTATCAGAAAGTGGCATTTGACCTTGCAAGGCTTGCAGAATTTGATCCGGAGGGCGTTGCAGAACATTGCAAAATGATGGGAATCGAACTGCCAAAAGAGAAACCAAAGAAAGTGAAAAAGCAAAACAGAGGAAAGGAGCGATAA
- a CDS encoding glutamyl-tRNA amidotransferase, with amino-acid sequence MTTPMPMGRKQKKWMGLYMTLVLIATVGTTTVFAAGDPLSVINNLSTFIFSLIRAIGLILLGFGVVQVGLSLKSHDPSQRANGFLTLAGGVIITFAKEILDLIMA; translated from the coding sequence ATGACAACCCCGATGCCGATGGGGAGAAAGCAGAAGAAATGGATGGGGCTTTATATGACACTGGTTCTTATTGCAACCGTAGGGACAACCACGGTGTTTGCAGCCGGAGATCCGCTGTCGGTGATCAATAACCTGTCTACATTCATCTTCTCACTGATCCGTGCCATCGGCTTGATCCTGCTTGGATTTGGAGTGGTGCAGGTAGGACTGTCCTTAAAAAGCCATGATCCAAGCCAGAGGGCAAATGGATTTCTGACACTGGCCGGAGGCGTGATCATTACGTTCGCCAAAGAGATCCTGGACCTGATCATGGCGTAA
- a CDS encoding VirD4-like conjugal transfer protein, CD1115 family: MYLVFLPFVWWAAAITACAITPDKNFIQILETLSEKLEQPFFITYTPYTFQCILIFTAAYFLGIGIYESQKRNYRRGVEHGSAKWGNVSEICRRYCEKQYTQNLLLTQHFRMGLDGYKHKRNLNVLVVGGSGAGKSRTYAIPNIMQCNCSMVITDPKAELLRKTGSVLERNGYEVRVFDLINPETSWCYNPFAYVRDDKDVLKLINNLIRNTTPKGAQSSDPFWEKSETALLQALMLYLLHEAPPEEQNFPMIMEMLGSAQVKEDDEDYQSPLDILFERLEMRDPESIAVKQYAIYKQAAGKTAKSILISVGVRLAAFNLKQIANLTCTDELDLYSIGEKKVALFCCIPDADTSMNYLVGMIYSNLFQTLYYVADRKYGGRLPIPVHCIMDEWPNVALPDDFDKILATMRSRGISCSIIIQNIAQMKALFKDSYESLIGNCDEFLYLGGNEKEGHKYVSELLGKETLDTNTYGQTKGRSGSYSVNYQQTGRELLTPDEIRLLDNRKAILFIRGERPIMDDKYDLKKHVNFRYTEDGGASPYDYAKTPLAHDDLNIDINRLDDYELLSTEDILGE; the protein is encoded by the coding sequence CTGTATCTTGTCTTTCTGCCATTTGTCTGGTGGGCGGCAGCGATCACTGCCTGTGCTATTACACCGGATAAGAATTTTATTCAAATCTTAGAAACGCTGAGCGAAAAACTCGAACAGCCGTTTTTTATCACGTATACCCCGTATACGTTCCAATGTATTCTGATATTCACAGCAGCCTATTTCTTAGGCATTGGTATTTATGAATCCCAAAAAAGAAATTATAGAAGAGGTGTGGAACATGGCTCCGCAAAATGGGGCAATGTGTCCGAAATCTGCAGACGTTACTGCGAAAAACAGTACACCCAGAATCTGCTTTTAACACAGCATTTCCGCATGGGGCTGGACGGTTATAAGCACAAACGAAATCTAAATGTGCTGGTAGTCGGAGGTTCCGGGGCAGGAAAGAGCCGGACGTATGCAATCCCAAATATCATGCAGTGCAACTGTTCGATGGTGATTACTGATCCCAAGGCAGAACTTTTGCGTAAAACCGGAAGTGTTCTGGAACGGAATGGATACGAAGTCCGGGTTTTTGATTTAATCAATCCGGAGACTTCTTGGTGTTATAACCCGTTTGCGTATGTCCGGGATGATAAGGATGTACTGAAGCTGATCAATAACCTGATCCGCAACACAACACCGAAGGGAGCGCAGAGTTCAGACCCGTTCTGGGAAAAGTCCGAGACTGCACTTTTACAGGCACTTATGCTGTATTTGCTGCATGAGGCACCACCGGAAGAACAGAACTTCCCGATGATCATGGAAATGCTTGGCAGTGCACAGGTAAAAGAAGATGATGAGGATTACCAGTCCCCACTGGATATTTTGTTTGAGAGACTGGAAATGCGGGACCCAGAGAGTATTGCGGTCAAGCAGTATGCGATTTACAAGCAGGCGGCCGGCAAGACTGCGAAGTCGATTTTGATTTCTGTTGGTGTCCGTCTGGCAGCGTTCAATCTGAAACAGATCGCCAATCTGACCTGTACAGACGAACTGGACTTATACAGTATCGGGGAGAAAAAAGTGGCACTGTTTTGCTGTATTCCAGATGCGGACACCAGTATGAATTATCTGGTCGGCATGATTTACAGCAATCTGTTTCAGACACTGTATTATGTGGCAGACCGGAAGTACGGAGGAAGGCTTCCGATTCCGGTACACTGCATTATGGACGAATGGCCAAACGTAGCATTGCCGGATGACTTTGACAAGATTCTGGCAACCATGCGTTCCAGAGGGATTTCCTGCAGTATCATCATCCAGAACATTGCACAGATGAAAGCCTTGTTTAAAGACTCGTATGAGAGTCTGATCGGCAACTGCGATGAATTTTTATATTTGGGTGGAAATGAAAAAGAAGGACATAAGTATGTCTCGGAATTATTGGGAAAAGAGACATTGGATACCAATACCTACGGACAGACAAAAGGGCGTAGCGGCAGCTATTCGGTGAATTATCAGCAGACTGGAAGGGAACTTTTAACACCGGATGAAATACGGCTTTTAGATAATCGCAAAGCGATTTTGTTTATTCGTGGGGAACGTCCGATCATGGACGATAAATATGATTTAAAAAAGCATGTGAATTTCAGATACACAGAGGACGGTGGTGCATCGCCTTATGACTATGCGAAAACACCACTGGCTCACGACGATTTAAACATTGACATTAACAGATTAGACGATTATGAACTGCTCTCTACCGAGGACATCCTTGGTGAATAG
- a CDS encoding DUF4314 domain-containing protein has product MVIYSREKVARLREQYPAGTRICLDSMDGEAGMPQGLEGTVQYVDDAGQLGVKWDNGRSLSLIPGVDSFHKKEGQGHPEEKPRKKRESDLQR; this is encoded by the coding sequence ATGGTCATTTATTCAAGAGAAAAAGTGGCAAGACTTAGAGAACAGTATCCGGCAGGAACAAGAATCTGTCTGGATTCGATGGACGGAGAAGCGGGTATGCCGCAGGGACTGGAAGGAACTGTGCAGTATGTGGATGATGCAGGCCAGCTCGGTGTTAAGTGGGACAACGGCAGAAGTCTCTCACTGATACCGGGAGTGGATTCCTTTCATAAGAAAGAAGGACAGGGACATCCAGAAGAAAAGCCACGCAAGAAAAGAGAATCTGACTTGCAGAGATAA
- a CDS encoding ArdC family protein, producing MDLTNMISNGTEETQVPEQKLTKEEYAAKKQQEREEVWAEVDSQAQGVFQDGEKLKGFLDFMAECNTQRTPNLLLIYGQHPDFKVVRSYERWREEHRSVKAGEHGITYMISTEYEKDGEMRRGYTIGKGFDISQMSGKPLEERPQRSLTELIGTVLKDQSVRVQIEDDLPDKVQAQYNPRYRTIYIRNGMSEVTTFHALNRELACAALDQHTGTYSRQKVSAQAYCAAYVIAKRYGVDVTGFNLEYIAQRNEYGKKDPQELRNFLNDIRQASYTIRNHVERNFGAKEQEFTTDEFAIADPTKTPESKTEKPSGKEKKTKTQPER from the coding sequence ATGGATTTAACAAATATGATTTCAAACGGAACAGAAGAAACACAGGTTCCAGAACAGAAGCTGACAAAGGAAGAATATGCAGCCAAGAAGCAGCAGGAAAGAGAAGAGGTATGGGCTGAAGTAGATTCACAGGCACAGGGAGTTTTTCAGGATGGAGAAAAACTGAAAGGCTTTCTGGATTTTATGGCAGAGTGTAATACACAGAGAACTCCGAATCTGCTTTTGATTTACGGACAGCATCCAGATTTTAAGGTAGTAAGGTCTTATGAACGCTGGAGAGAAGAACACCGTTCAGTAAAAGCAGGGGAGCATGGCATTACTTATATGATTTCCACTGAATACGAAAAAGACGGTGAAATGCGGAGAGGGTATACGATCGGAAAAGGATTTGACATCAGTCAGATGTCAGGAAAGCCATTGGAAGAACGCCCTCAGCGAAGTCTGACAGAACTGATAGGAACTGTCTTAAAAGACCAGTCGGTACGTGTGCAGATTGAGGATGATCTGCCAGACAAAGTGCAGGCCCAGTACAATCCGAGATACCGTACCATTTATATCCGCAACGGAATGAGTGAAGTAACGACATTCCATGCACTGAACAGAGAACTGGCGTGTGCAGCACTGGACCAGCATACCGGAACCTACAGCCGACAGAAAGTCAGTGCACAGGCTTATTGTGCAGCCTATGTGATTGCGAAACGTTATGGTGTGGATGTTACCGGATTCAATCTGGAGTATATTGCACAGAGGAATGAATACGGAAAGAAAGATCCGCAGGAACTTCGAAACTTCTTAAATGATATCCGTCAGGCTTCTTACACCATCCGAAACCATGTGGAGCGTAATTTCGGTGCGAAGGAACAGGAGTTTACGACCGATGAATTTGCCATTGCAGATCCGACCAAAACACCGGAATCCAAAACGGAAAAGCCGTCCGGGAAAGAGAAAAAAACAAAGACGCAGCCGGAACGATAA
- a CDS encoding PcfB family protein: MNYGAEPADQVVRYSLEGMEYSLKITGNVAKHVAVFIAAALKDQKKTRGKTRLTRMLKEQRPMKFFTVPGDRLKEFAKEAKARGILYVVIKDKVNPDQTEVMVFADDAAKMNRVLDRMNLDFVKAESGSMVTEAVEKETAPEQAESQMEQASGENVRTETVVLPEGKIEFELDDAEDMFQIGDEAFTERNFTQAQEGNEKNRSEPFSRNRNTSSGRETSWEEKNEKPSVRKELGDIRKEQGEKRKRPDRRKNARESRKKRKNMKTKGR, translated from the coding sequence ATGAATTACGGAGCAGAACCGGCAGATCAGGTGGTGCGGTACAGTCTGGAAGGGATGGAGTATTCGCTGAAGATCACCGGGAATGTAGCAAAACATGTGGCAGTCTTTATTGCTGCCGCCTTGAAGGACCAGAAAAAGACAAGAGGAAAAACAAGGCTTACCAGAATGCTGAAAGAACAGCGTCCGATGAAATTTTTTACCGTTCCGGGTGACCGGCTGAAAGAGTTTGCGAAAGAAGCCAAAGCGAGAGGAATCTTATATGTTGTCATCAAGGATAAGGTGAATCCAGACCAGACAGAAGTGATGGTATTTGCGGATGACGCAGCAAAGATGAACCGGGTATTAGACCGTATGAATCTGGACTTTGTAAAAGCAGAATCAGGCTCTATGGTTACGGAAGCGGTAGAAAAAGAGACTGCACCGGAACAGGCAGAGAGCCAGATGGAACAAGCATCTGGGGAGAATGTACGGACAGAAACTGTTGTCCTGCCGGAAGGTAAGATCGAGTTTGAACTGGACGATGCAGAGGATATGTTCCAGATTGGAGACGAGGCTTTCACGGAAAGAAATTTTACACAGGCGCAGGAGGGGAACGAAAAGAATCGATCCGAACCTTTCTCGCGCAACAGAAATACTTCTTCCGGTCGGGAAACTAGCTGGGAAGAAAAAAATGAAAAACCATCTGTGCGGAAAGAACTCGGAGATATCCGCAAGGAGCAGGGAGAGAAACGTAAACGGCCGGACAGACGGAAAAATGCCAGAGAGAGCCGGAAAAAACGTAAGAATATGAAAACGAAAGGCAGGTAA